ATGTATAACACTGACGATAGCAGAGAGATTGAAGCATACAATTCTTTGTGTAAGACCATTGGCATTTGGCGGCAAAATAAATCACGTAATAACCCACCAAATACACCAGTGACAATCGCAGCAACCACACAAATAAGGGGGTGCAAGCCCATATCTAAAGCCACTTGAGAGCCGATGATACTAAATACAATTAATCCAATGGCATCAAGCAATACAAAGAAACGATGATTTTTCGCTACCCATGGACCGACCCACGTAGTGAGTACACCTGCAATACAAGTAATGACTAGAAAGTGTGGGTTTTTAACCCAACCAACAGGGTAATGACCAAGTAAAATGTCACGAATCGTTCCACCACCAATTGCGGTTGCGCTCGCTACTAACATTA
The Aliivibrio salmonicida LFI1238 genome window above contains:
- a CDS encoding trimeric intracellular cation channel family protein, producing MLLTILYIIGITAEAMTGALAAGKKKMDWFGVMLVASATAIGGGTIRDILLGHYPVGWVKNPHFLVITCIAGVLTTWVGPWVAKNHRFFVLLDAIGLIVFSIIGSQVALDMGLHPLICVVAAIVTGVFGGLLRDLFCRQMPMVLHKELYASISLLSSVLYIGLLRFDVSELIATIVTLTVGFSARMAAVKFGWCLPVFHLDIAEDQQETIEKN